One genomic segment of Cardinium endosymbiont of Philonthus spinipes includes these proteins:
- a CDS encoding TolC family protein: protein MVLNVSHAKVKPIGFEEAIAIALQKNFDILIAQGIRKGSLLSTRLAHLHIWLPKATFMAAQEHKWQKGTKSFDFRSDPFFTLTWELKSIFDKIFQTKINNQHHAVNTLIARKSISDALQKVVTCYYELALAQKKWELSSTFIRIAASRLKIEEQKFKLGFVPKINFLNADLALKEAHLALLEEEETLKEKRRNLNLMLGRPLNEAILVQSHIPIAPIWDMHAVTKDKVVDLETAIQEKKVAIAALELKQAKAYPLSCLSLSSGFCSNGYSYNLQDKRWSNNPSSKLVKIWITIDVGTLLLMPTEITKARIALHNETFKLRKEKLAAEGNLEDKQWVYHHALGLHRIAAERLKVSKQKLAFVQKAYQLNQVKLLELQEAEEVLQKSEIDTITYAFKVKQAECALYRLVGRFDK, encoded by the coding sequence ATGGTACTTAACGTATCTCACGCTAAAGTTAAGCCTATTGGTTTTGAGGAAGCGATAGCTATTGCCTTACAAAAGAATTTTGACATTCTGATTGCGCAAGGCATTAGAAAAGGGTCGTTGTTATCTACTAGACTTGCTCATCTCCATATATGGCTCCCTAAAGCTACCTTTATGGCTGCTCAGGAACATAAATGGCAGAAAGGCACTAAAAGCTTTGATTTTCGTTCAGATCCATTTTTTACATTAACATGGGAGCTCAAATCAATTTTTGACAAAATTTTCCAGACTAAAATCAATAATCAGCATCATGCTGTCAACACCCTAATCGCTAGAAAGTCGATATCAGATGCATTACAAAAAGTAGTTACTTGCTATTATGAACTTGCATTGGCCCAAAAGAAATGGGAGTTGTCTAGCACTTTTATCCGGATTGCGGCATCTAGGTTAAAGATAGAAGAGCAGAAATTTAAGCTGGGCTTTGTACCTAAGATAAATTTCTTAAATGCTGATTTGGCTCTAAAAGAGGCTCATTTAGCTTTATTGGAGGAAGAAGAAACCCTTAAAGAGAAACGCCGCAATCTAAATTTAATGCTGGGCAGGCCACTCAATGAAGCGATTCTAGTACAATCACATATTCCTATTGCCCCTATATGGGATATGCATGCGGTTACGAAAGACAAAGTAGTTGATCTAGAAACAGCCATACAAGAAAAAAAAGTAGCCATAGCGGCATTGGAACTTAAGCAAGCGAAGGCTTATCCACTTTCCTGTTTAAGCCTATCCAGTGGATTTTGCTCCAATGGCTATAGCTATAATCTACAAGATAAGAGATGGAGTAATAACCCATCTAGTAAGTTGGTCAAGATTTGGATCACTATTGATGTAGGAACTTTGCTACTGATGCCTACAGAGATTACAAAAGCAAGGATCGCCTTACACAATGAAACATTCAAACTACGTAAAGAAAAGCTAGCTGCCGAGGGCAACTTAGAGGATAAGCAGTGGGTCTACCATCATGCCTTAGGGCTGCATAGAATAGCAGCAGAACGCTTGAAGGTAAGTAAACAAAAATTAGCTTTTGTTCAAAAAGCCTATCAACTGAATCAAGTAAAACTACTTGAGTTACAGGAAGCAGAAGAAGTACTTCAAAAATCAGAAATTGATACAATAACTTATGCTTTTAAGGTCAAACAAGCAGAGTGTGCCCTTTATCGCCTGGTGGGTAGGTTTGATAAATAG